The genomic window CAATTAATATCCCCAGGCTTTACCATAGGAATCCATCATTCTGTCAAATAATCAACTGTGGTAAATCTATGACCCCTGATATATCTAATGACAATCAATTGTTAGTTAAggtctttcttattattttgtcCCAGGAAGGAAATATTATATAAGCAAAAGTCCATTGATGGCATTTAGTTACTCCACAACCTTCCATATATCTCCAATAATCTTCCTAGATTCTCTTGGGAAAGAATATTTTGAGGATAGCTCTGCGGATTTGCTTGGTCTTCACACTATATATAATAGGATTCATCACTGGGGGAATAAGTAGGTAGACATTGGCTATGAGTGTGTGTACAAAAGGAGGGGCATTTTTTCCAAATCTATGCACCAGGGACAAGCTGATCATGGGAATGTAGAAAATAGCCACAGCACTGATGTGGGAGATGCAAGTGCTAAAGGCCTTCTTGCGCTCTTCAGGGGATGCAATACTGAGAATAGAGTGGATGATCAGGACATAGGAGAGTAGGATGAAGATCGAATCCACCCCAGCAGTGGAGATGACAATTGCCAATCCAAATATACTATTGATTTTAGTGTCAGAACATGATAGCTTCATCACATCAGGGTGGAAACAATAGGAATGATGGAGAACATGGCTGTGGCAGAATGAAAGACGTTTTAGGAGCAGGAGCAAGGGTACCAGAGCTGCTGTGCCCCTGATGACAATCACCATCCCTACCTTGGCAATCCTTGCATTAGTTAAAATAGTGGTGTATCTTAGTGGATTACAGATAGCGATGAAGCGGTCAAAGGCCATAGCCAGAAGCACTGAGGATTCCATGAAGGTGAAGCCATGAATGAAGAACATTTGGCCAATGCAGGCATCAAAACTGATCTCTCGGGCATTGAACCAGAAGAGACTCAACATAGTGATCAGGGTAGACAAACAAAGGCCCAGGTCAGTGAAAGACAGCATGGAGAGGAAATAGTACATTGGCTCATGGAGACTTGGCTCTGTGATAATGACAAAAAGGATCATACTGTTTCCAGAGAGGGCAATGCCATACAGGCAGCagaaggggatagagagccatgcaTGAAAGCTTTCTAACCCAGGTATACCTGTGAGGAAGAAGGATTGTGGATAGAACATGGTATTGTTTAAGGGTGTCATATTGAATGAAGATTACAGAATTATCTTGGTGAAAGAGTCGTGCcctagaatggaaaagaaatgatgcTTTCACATGTTGGTTATGCCAGTGCTATTCAGAATCACTAACTGGTCTTGTCTTCTTTGTGAGAAAGACtacagtttttatttatttcttccttctttccttcatttattttaacttttctttattttaataacaaatatcaaaataagttttccatagttatatgatccaaattatctacctcccttcttcctccttcccccctcttagagctggcaagcaattcaatctgcattatatatatatatatatatatatatacattatcatgaaaacatattttcatattattcatttttgtaagtgaataatcttacaaaaccaaaCCCCTTGAACATATACCTACATAAGCAAGcaataaatcatatgctttcatctgcattcttactccaacagcactttctcttgaggtggatagcattcttttccataactccctcagaattgttctggatcattatattgctgagagtagtaaAGTCTCTCAAAGTTGgccatcatataatattgctattgctgtgtacagtgttctcctggttctgcttatttcactctgcctcagttcatgtatgcctttccaggtctttctgaaatcatcctatttttttattcctaatAGTACATTAaatttctatcaccatcatatactacaaattGTTCTGCCAACCCCAATGTGACATCCCTTCTACTTCTAATTCTTCGCCACCACATAAagagtagctatgaatatttttgtataagcatgtcctttcacttattttttatCTCTGGAGAATCAAACTAGTAGTTGAATTACTGGATCATTgttttgggcataattcaaaattgtctCCCAGAATGGTTACTTCAGGTTACAActctactagcaatgcattagtgtcttaattttaccatatcccttcaacatttatctttTGCCTTTACTATTAGCCAATTTGCTAAGTGTGAggaagtacctcagaattgttttaatttgcatttctctaatcatgagtgatttagaattgataactGATTTTGTTTCATCTGAAAAAGTCCtattttgaccttttatcaattgTGGAGTAACCTGGATTTCTATAAATTTGAATgggttctttatatatttgagaagtgaaaCCTATATCTGAAAAATATGTAaatgttttccccattttattatttcccttctaattttggttgcattggttttatttgtacaaatctttcttaatttaatatagtcaaaattattcattttatatcttgtaatgttctctctcatgtttggtcataaattcttcccttctccatagatctgacaggtgaaCTATTATATGCTCCTGTAATTTCCTTATAATATCAtgctttatgtttaaatcatatactcattttgaccttatcttggtagagGATGTGAGAGATTGATTTAAACCtttttgccatactattttccaaatttcctagcagtttttgtcaaatagtgagatcTTTTCTGCAAAGCAGAGATTTTGGGgttcatcaaacactagattgttgATATCATTTACCCCCTTTCTGTTCtcttgatccacccttctatttcttagccagtaccgaactgttttgatgattactctTTTATAGTGCAGCTTAAGATCTGGTACCATTAGGCCACCATAAAATTTGAGTATTTAGGGCAAAGTCTTCTGCACCTCATAGGTTTCCCATCCCAAGGACTGTAACTAGCTGGGGATCGATTTGGGATAAGCCAGGGCAGGAGGACCTGAGATATTTATGCAGAGACTGTGCTCATATTATCATGGACTTATGCTTAAAGCTGGCATAAGCTGATAAAATAGATATAGACTTAAGATACCTTTCTATATGCTAGAATTATACTGGACTATTAAGGAAGCTAGAATGTCTGAATATCTCTAAGCACACATAATCCTTTTGAGTTATAAGAAGATGATTAGGTGGGTCTACAGTCATGGTATGTGAGTAATGTGCTGGGAAGACCCATGACCAAGATTTAGCTAGAAGCCATTAGCACTTTACCCATCCTAACTTGAGGGAGACATTCACTCTGACCTTGTGGGGTCTAGTTTGGATGGAAATGAAGTAAGAAATAGTCTTCCTCCCCCCGGGATTAGCTGTCCAAGGGATAGATTATGTATCATGGTGGGCAGTATCCTGGGAAGGCAGAACTGAGGCCAAGGTCACCTAAAACAAGTAGAAGCTGCAGTGTTTAAACCATAAGGTTTAAAGCACCTATACTAAGATTTTGGGATatcctatacatatatatgtatatactatatatgtatatatatatatagtacattattcattttaaaatgttttattgatgtcatttcttttattattttaagctAATAACTAAAACTTACACtaagatttttgttgatttgggGATGTGCTGCATTATGTCCCTTTCACCTCTTGTTAGCTCTGTGTCATAAATATCAAAGgcattattattcacattttgtgGCTGAGTAAATTGAGGTTAGACATTTTAGGGTCACAGGAATAGTAAATGTCTGATTAGAATTTATACCTAAGTCGTTCTTACCCCAAATCAGGAAGTTAggattcttcttcctttaaggTAAGGTCTAGTTTTAGGAAGGAAGCTGAGCATTTGCCGAAGTTGTGATCAAGAAAGCATTTGTTGGTCATCTGAAGAGTTAGAACAACAGATGAGAAAAGCAGACAGTTATTTAAGGTCATTTTGAAGTCCTTCCAGGCTATTATTAAGGATTACACAAATGCTCATATCACTTCAATCATCCTTCAGATCATTTCCAGTCCCAGGGATTctagatttcatttttattggatAATAGCTATTCATGTCCACTCTGAGCATTGAGACCGTAGACAAGATGAGAATGAGGAGATAACATCGCCTTTCCTCTCTTGAATTTAGGGTTGCTCTATCATTGAGTTTAGTATAGATATGATGCTAGTATTGAGGCTTGGAAGAGTAAGGACCACAGACAGAAATGAAAGTTTCACACTCTGTCCTAAAGGATTGGCTTATATGCCCTCATACAACCCAAACTACATTGCATATTGTTGTCAGAAAACCTTTATTTGAGGTGTTGCTGATTTTGAGAATGACTGGCCACTCTAGAGAGGGTGAATAAGAATAGAATGGTAAGCTTTCTAATTTCTACTATTTCATAAACAAATCCCACAATACATATCCATCTCACTATTCTGTAACCATTTCAGTAACCGTAAATTTATTGACCTAAtcatgtagtatatatatatatagctgtcTAGGTTATCCCAACACTGTACCTTCTCAGAAATTTCCAGCATCAGTAACAGCCATGTCTGTCTATCCTTTGGAGAATAAATAGCTTTCTTAGATAAgagttcattttccattttagtcaTCTTGGAATTTggctttgaaaaaaattaacttctcTTACACTATCAGAGCAGGAACCAATAAATACAGTCCATCAATTCATCCCACCTGGTCCTAAGCAGCATGACCCTTTACTTATTCAAGAATTCATTCCTGACTCCACTCCCTGgacttttttccctcctccttttcaaTGCCTCCTTCCTACCCAGGATATATAACCACCTGATGCCCATTTACTTGACTGGTGATTGCCTTCCCGGAACATTACTGGAGGAAGATAATTTCCCACTCATTCTTGATTGCACTAACATCTTCTTTCCCTATCTCCTCACCAACTTCCTTAACTATCTCTCCCCTATTTTCAACTctgttttatatattgttttaatcATCTATAATATTAGCACCACAAGGAAACTTGgtctttttattgcttttatttgtatctctagaaaTGAGTGCAGGGGCACTATTAAATGTGTTTTCTAACtttttattcagaaaaaaataaaaagcacagATGAAGGGTACAGAAGATCTCCTAGTCTTCTGACTAATTAACTCTGAGATTCAcaaagaggagaggacaggagagaaaGATAGGAGGGGAGTGGAACAGAAGGGAGGAGAGTGGAGGGAATGGGAGGAGAAAGTAGtatagggaggggaaaggagggaacaagggtggggaagagaagagagaggaagaggaagaggaagggcatttactactactactactactactactactactactactactactggaCAATGGGGTAGAGGTATATTTTGGAAAAGATTCTTGAATATGGATAACTGACTTATTTCTGTCTTACTGAAAGGATTTGTCATAGGacatcccttctagttctgagattctgtgacttCACTTGAACAAATGTAATAAATGATACAGGAGATCCAAAGACAAGACAACAAAAACCTTGCAATCAATGAGCTTACATTTCCATTCCATAAGAGGGAAAGGGAACACAAATAACTCATACCTCCAAGGAAATTGAGATAATAGAAAAGGAGCAGTCCAGGCAAAGGGAAATTTGAAGCCTCTTTTTGGTGACTTTTCCCCTCTGTATCTATCTTCTATTCTCATTTAGCTTTTTGAAGCAAGATGTGATAATGCTTCTTTGCACTTCTCACTGAAGTTCACACAGAGTCTTTCCAAGGTATCAACTATCTTCTAGATAGATATTTTTTAGGCAATAATAGagagttattttatttcttgcttgTACTAACCTCCTCTCCTCCTGGATGACTAACATTTGTCTGGTCTTATTTAATTACTTTTATCCCTTTTCCACTGATTGGGTACTCTTTTCCTAGTTATATAtgttctttttaatgtttttattccaCCTTGATGATAATTTTCTGCATCctatttatagaaattatgaatttttaagTAAGCTCACTGGCAATTTTTATTACAAGTTTGTTACCTTTCTAGATTCTGGATTGCAGTACAATGGAGATCATTATAGAATTAGAATTCAAACTCTGAAGCAAACTTAAATTCTACCTCTAAtatttactagtcatgtgacaCAGAATAAGTTTCTTTTCTATACCTGAGTTTTGTTATCTTAAGTGTTGGCATGTCGTACCCAGGTTACTCATCTAATAATAGGCTGTTTAggaggaaagacagaagaaaattagttattataattattatccacTTACTTATGATTGATGATCAAGGGTCAATAGTAACATCACATCTCTATATTATGCTGGTGAAAAAAGGAGTTTGGCaatatttcaatttcattttaataggaAGGAATGATCCTAATTCTAGACATATATTATTGAATGTAAAGGAAACTCAGAATCAAAATAGAGATACTGACCCTCGCCAAAGTCTGTGGTCATTATTTTAGGAAAGAGTTGAGAGCTCCCCATTGGCTTCATAGTCAAAATTTCCAAGTAGATAAAACTTTTTGCCTAAACTAATCTTTCTACTATAGGCACAACTAAACACTTTATTCTAAAAGGTGAAAGGAAAGGATCCTTGTAGGAGCTGACAATTGAGCTAAGCCTTTTCTCAGCTGAGCTAAGTTTCCTCAGCTAAAAACAAGAGTTGACCTAGATGACCTCACAAATCTCTACCAGTTCTATATCCATGGATCCTATGATCACTGCAGGACTTTATTGAATCTAGCCAGGTTCTGTCAAACTGTGTGatgaagagaaaacaaacaagatATTGAACTGAGGAGACCTGTATTATAATCCAGAGCTTTTCTTTAACTTGCAATATAACTTTAGGAAACTCATTTTCCCCTACTGGGCTTTTTACTTTTCTCATCTTCAGAAAGAAATGACTAGGCTAGattgattaaaacaaaacaaaacaattcttcaAGTGTCTGAAGTATGCACTGTGGTAAATATTGGGGATTATAAAAAAAGTTAATGTGCCTGACCTCAAGGGGGTTATATTATATTGGGGACAACAATATGtataatttaaagtaatttatagAGGAAAGGGTCCTGTAATAATTAGGTGAGTATGTCATCAGGATAAGTTTCCATCATTTGAATGCTCTCTTACCTCCCTTACAAATCTAtcattttatgattctctttTCTTGTGACTTTTTACTTGCTGAAAAGCTATTAGATTCAACTAATCTGCAGTTagcatgggaaggaaggaagcagtgTCTACTTCAGGAGCTTCTTGGTGATAGTTGATGACAAAGTAAaagagaatatttctttttttcctggggaattattattattattgttgctattattattttagtagtagtagtagtagtagtagtagtagtagtagtagtagtagtagtagtagtagtagtagtagtagtactattaGGACCTTGAACGATAAGAGGTAGTAGACATTTATTCTtaacaaagagaaatagaaaaatgaaaacaaggctGTCCCcaattttgatttcattcttACTTTAAAATCAAGGGTGTAAAGGCTAAAGGGTGTCAAGAccagaattttttcttcttcttagtgGTCTTGTACAGTTTCCCTCTCTCTGTATATTGAAGATGTGCTGtgctattataatattttatctctAAATGTCTTAAAGTGATAATTACAGATCACATTTCTATCTTTCATTAAAGATGTTCAAAGAACTTTCCTCTAAATCCTCTGAAGTAGGCAGGGTGagtattatgattcccattttattaatgaggaaatgGTCATTCAGAAGGTTATGTGCTACAAGAATGAGTAATTTCTTTGtcaaagatttgaatccaagtttttcTTCTCCCaagcactctttttttttttttaaacccttaccttccgtcttggagtcaatactgtgtattggctccaaggcagaagagtggtaagggtaggcaatgggggtcaagtgacttgcccagggtcacacagctaggaagtggctgaggccggatttgaacctaggacctcccgtctctaggcctggctctcaatccactgagctacccagctgcccccccccaagcactcttaaaagttctcaataccaGGAACCAGTGACttggaaaaaatgaaactttttacaatatatattttatgcaaaTATGTGCCCTAATCCCACCATGTACCCAAATCACTACCAAGTGGATATGATCATGTTGATAACTGGTATTTATATAGAACCCattatgtgccagacagtgtGCTGAATGTTTCAGATGTATCTCATTTGTCTCACACAATATCTTTTaaaggtatgtgctattattaccattcccattttgcagctgaggaaactgaagaaaaaatatcaagTACACTTAAGGTAgatgacttgatcaaggtcagatagtgagtgtctgaggctggatttgtattAAGGTCTACCTTATTCCAGGGCTAGTGCTTTGTGCATCTCTTCTAATTAATATGGCTTAACAAATTTCTTAAACTCAATGAATTTGCTAGAGAGGTTAGGCTCTTGGTCATTCACAACTCCTTGATAATTCCTTTGTTCAGAAAATGCTTTGCAGTGATTTTTGTGGGATAGCATACCCACATTCCCTCACTAGTCCATCTATCAAAGCTCAGATGCAGACAGAACTCTTTTGCTACTCTAGTTCGAGTTCTGAGTTTTGAGGGAATCATAATGTTATCTTTTTATAACATAATTATTTACCTATAAATAGATAGAGTTAATGAATATTTCTATTTGCctgaaaatgtttaacaaaagtgTCCAATTCCTGGTTCCAGAATTGTAAGGTTTGTTGCATCTTTAAGCTATTTTAATTACCTTACTCAAATTCTGTAGGTACCCATGTTAATTCTTAAGTCAATACTGAGCTTTGTGGCTGATTCTTTCAATagtatttctgtttatcagtcaAATTTCTCAAAATGATCTGAGATAATTACAGAAAACTAGATCATGAAAGGAACTCCAACAGCATCTAGTCTAACCCTAACCTGACGCAAGTTTCTTTATAGCATTCTTGTTGGTTATAAGTCATCAAAAATCATAGGCTACTTACACTACACATACCAACAGACTTTTGTGGTTCAACTCATCATTTTTCTACCCAGTTATTCTCCAAGATTTTATGGCCCACAGAATCTCATAATTTTCCTAGATGAAATCAACTTTAGAGTGTTGTCTATTTCTATCTTTGGACAGTTTTGGTACTGTTTTAAGGTTGACAACTTGTTCTGAAGATCTCACATAATATTATCTGGAAATTTTCTAATTGCTTTTAGTCAATTGTCTTAAAGCTGTGAGTTAACCTATAATATATTCAGATATTTTAGATATAAATTCTAGGAGGCTACTTAAAACCATCCCAGTTGCTTCTGTCTCTTATTTTGAATAAGTaggctataaatatatatttctatatattaaatatataaaacaaagtaaaggtTCTTTACCTGAGACGTTTAACCTTTTCTTCATTGATAgttctatttaaatataattgatttccttcataatcatatgtattttattttaaacaccTAACATTATTTATAGAATAGGGTCCCAACATATCACTAGATTGGAATACATGCCAAACACACAAAACACCCCATTAATTACTCCTTGGCTAGATGGtttcatctctcctttctctaagccAACCATCATGTGGTAATAAGAAATTCTTGCTTACCTCCATCTTATATTCAAAGAGTGAAGAATGGAGTTATGGTAAACCTCCTATGATCACAAAAGGTCCCACATCATCTCTGATAGTGTATCAACTGCCCTTCCAGAGTCTGTGCACTGGCCTAATGACTGGAGATATTGTAAGGTCCCTGGAAGTCAGGAAGTATTTATAAAGTTCCATGATCCAGTTTAATTAGAATCATTGTCTCAGAGGAGATTCTATACCTTGGGACGATGGTTATTCATATAAATGTTTTGAGAAGCTTTGGACCCCTGTGACTTGCTCTGTAGGACAAGCTGCCTCTAAATTCCATGTAATTTTACTATGAAGAAACAGAATGAATCTGATTCTTTGTAATTCTCTACTTGTCCCCTTGACACCAGGGAAATCTCAAATTCTACCTGTCTTTTCGATAAAGGAATACAGTTTGAATATAATAGAAATGTGTCTCTTTTTTGCTACTGTCCAACTCAAGATCTGTGTTATTACTTAGTCCATTTTAACATAGTGATACATGGAAATATTAGGGAGGGATTCAAAAAGCAAGAACAATCTTGATCAAAGTTAAATATTCTGTGTGgtttaaataacaataataatttcaatatggtaacaaaaacaacaataaacctAGAAGAGGAGGTAAAGTCATGGAGAAAGATAAACAGTGAATCTcatgcctgtagtcttgctcatTACAGATACTCTAACAAAGATGCTTTCATTTAGGCTGCACGTGGTTGGCTTGCATCCTAATATCTTTGTTCAACTAGAAAAGCAGCCATTTTATCTCCTTATGCAATAGTCTATAGGACATTACATAATAATGGCATGATAATAACTTTTCCCAGGACTAGAattaaatgatgatgataataacaataattagctGGAGAGGCAGTATAGGGTATCAAATAATGAAAATTTGAGGCAAATCTAAGTTaagattctgcctctgatacatattgaCTATATAACgctggacaaatcacctaacctctcagCTGAAAATCAAAACTGAGGTAATTTCCTCACTAAAAgctttcatttcacaaataaaattataaatctgCATAAAAATATCAAAAGGTCACTGACCTTTTATAGAAGGGAATTCTTTATACTGTTACTTCAGGCTCTTATTAGCTATGATCCAAAATATGTCACAACCTCCTTGAGCCTcagattaataaataataaaattggaaTGATAATTGCATTTGCattaggtttgttgtgaggatcaaaagagctaataaatgtaaaaaactttgcaaatattttctgaGGTATTTCAGTGAGTTgttttataatcattattatattatcatcAACAACAATGGCATGGAAACTATCTTATAAGA from Monodelphis domestica isolate mMonDom1 chromosome 4, mMonDom1.pri, whole genome shotgun sequence includes these protein-coding regions:
- the LOC100617734 gene encoding olfactory receptor 51F2-like; the encoded protein is MTPLNNTMFYPQSFFLTGIPGLESFHAWLSIPFCCLYGIALSGNSMILFVIITEPSLHEPMYYFLSMLSFTDLGLCLSTLITMLSLFWFNAREISFDACIGQMFFIHGFTFMESSVLLAMAFDRFIAICNPLRYTTILTNARIAKVGMVIVIRGTAALVPLLLLLKRLSFCHSHVLHHSYCFHPDVMKLSCSDTKINSIFGLAIVISTAGVDSIFILLSYVLIIHSILSIASPEERKKAFSTCISHISAVAIFYIPMISLSLVHRFGKNAPPFVHTLIANVYLLIPPVMNPIIYSVKTKQIRRAILKIFFPKRI